From a single Miscanthus floridulus cultivar M001 chromosome 8, ASM1932011v1, whole genome shotgun sequence genomic region:
- the LOC136472154 gene encoding uncharacterized protein: protein MYIEFAELHQLVHRNSLDKTLISCYCLFEMGECKKRGCTDIGFIDPHIVFKNPKPQPTWKAETEANIKMFLEKQRDKKCILFPYNFSEHWILMELDLEKGLLGIWDSMRKEQKEFQEMIDIIQR from the exons atgtacattgagtttgctgaattacaccaactagtccaccggaactctctcgacaagactctcatcagctgctattgtct gtttgagatgggagagtgcaaaaagagagggtgtactgatattggtttcattgatccacatatcgtattcaaaaaccctaaaccccaaccaacatggaaagcagaaacggaggccaatatcaagatgttcttagagaagcaacgtgacaagaaatgtatactcttcccctacaacttcag tgaacactggatattgatggaactcgatctggagaaaggtcttctaggcatctgggactcgatgagaaaagagcaaaaagagttccaagagatgatagatattattcagaggtaa